The following are from one region of the Vitis riparia cultivar Riparia Gloire de Montpellier isolate 1030 chromosome 9, EGFV_Vit.rip_1.0, whole genome shotgun sequence genome:
- the LOC117921911 gene encoding receptor-like protein EIX1 — MERISILGFILAILYFITTELACSGHTHIGNNVQSEQNALIDFKSGLKDPNNRLSSWKGSNYCYWQGISCKNGTGFVISIDLHNPYPHENIYEDWSSMNLSGEIYPSLIKLKSLKYLDLSFNSFKAMPIPQFFGSLKNLIYLNLSSAGFSGAIPSNLGNLSHLQYLDLSSKYPKYVDFEYSNDLFVQNIEWMTGLVSLKYLGMNYVNLSLVGSQWVEVLNELPILSELHLDGCSLFGSYPSPSFVNFTSLAVIAISSNHFNSKFPEWLLNVRNLVSINISLSQLHGRIPLGLGELPNLQYLDLSWNLNLRGSISQLLRKSWKKIEVLELEGNELHGSIPSSIGNFCNLKYLDLTGNCMNGSLPEIIKGLETCSSKSPLPNLMKLFLRDNQLMGKLPNWLGELKNLRVLDLSGNKFEGPIPASLGTLQHLEYMYLGFNEMNGSLPDNSIGQLSQLQVLDVSSNHLSGSLSEQHFGKLSNLEYLQMDSNSFHLNVSPNWVPPFQVKSLRMDSCHLGPSFPAWLQSQKNLQFLDFSNGSISSPIPNWFWNISFNLQHVFLSNNQLQGQLPNSLNFSGQLEIDFSSNLFEGPIPFSIKGVSFLDFSHNKFSGAIPSNIGESLPNLYFLSLSGNRITGTIPDSIGHLFYLKVIDFSRNNLTGNIPSTINNCSSLIVLDLGNNNLSGMIPKLLGQLQLLQSLHLNDNKLSGELPSYFQNLSSLEVLDLSSNQLSGKVPSWVGTAFINLVILNLRSNAFFGRLPSRLSNLSSLHVLDLAQNNLIGKIPITFVELKAMAQEHNMDMYSLYHTGSSSWYEERLIVITKGQSLKYTRTLSLVVSIDLSDNNLSGEFPEVITKLSGLEFLNLSMNHIIGKIPESISMLCQLSSLDLSSNKLSGTIPSSMSSLTFLSYLNLSNNNFFGKIPFIGQMSTFTESAFAENPNLCGTPLVTKCQDEDLDKRQSALEDKIDGSYVDKWFYLSIGLGFAMGILVPYFVLATRRSWCDAYFDFVDKIVKWLLFRRRVTYAKNQA; from the exons ATGGAGAGAATTTCAATTCTTGGTTTCATTTTGGCTATTCTCTATTTCATAACAACAGAACTTGCATGTAGTGGTCATACCCATATCGGCAACAATGTTCAATCTGAACAAAATGCTCTTATTGACTTCAAAAGTGGTCTCAAAGATCCCAACAACCGGCTTTCATCCTGGAAAGGAAGCAATTATTGCTACTGGCAAGGAATTAGTTGTAAAAATGGCACAGGATTTGTCATCTCGATTGATCTTCATAACCCTTATCCTCATGAGAATATATATGAGGACTGGAGCTCTATGAACTTAAGTGGAGAAATTTATCCTTCGTTGATAAAACTCAAGTCTTTGAAATATCTAGATTTGAGTTTCAACTCATTCAAAGCCATGCCAATTCCTCAATTCTTTGGGTCTCTGAAGAATTTAATATATCTGAACTTATCAAGTGCTGGGTTTAGTGGAGCAATTCCTTCAAATTTGGGGAATCTTTCTCACTTGCAATATCTCGATCTTTCTTCTAAGTATCCTAAATATGTTGATTTTGAGTATTCTAATGATTTATTTGTTCAAAACATTGAATGGATGACTGGTCTTGTTTCCTTGAAGTATCTTGGTATGAATTATGTTAACCTTTCATTGGTAGGAAGTCAATGGGTTGAGGTGCTAAACGAGCTTCCAATTTTATCTGAGTTGCATCTAGATGGTTGTAGTCTCTTTGGCTCATATCCATCTCCAAGCTTTGTTAATTTTACTTCACTTGCTGTTATAGCTATCAGCTCCAACcacttcaattccaagtttcctGAATGGCTTTTAAATGTCAGGAACCTTGTATCCATTAATATCAGTTTAAGTCAATTACATGGGAGAATTCCACTTGGTCTTGGTGAGCTACCCAATTTGCAATACTTAGATCTATCTTGGAATTTGAATCTCAGGGGCAGTATCTCTCAACTGTTGAGGAAGAGTTGGAAAAAGATAGAAGTTCTAGAGTTGGAAGGAAATGAATTACATG GTTCAATTCCAAGCTCCATTGGAAACTTTTGCAACTTAAAATATCTGGATTTGACGGGTAATTGCATGAATGGAAGTTTACCTGAGATTATCAAAGGACTTGAAACTTGTAGTTCTAAAAGTCCTTTGCctaatttgatgaaattattcTTGCGCGACAATCAATTGATGGGAAAATTGCCGAATTGGTTGGGTGAGCTTAAAAATCTTAGGGTACTCGATTTATCTGGTAACAAATTTGAAGGTCCCATCCCTGCTTCTTTAGGGACATTGCAACACCTGGAGTATATGTATCTTGGATTCAATGAGATGAATGGAAGTCTCCCAGATA ATAGTATTGGACAACTTTCTCAACTGCAAGTCTTGGATGTTTCTTCCAATCATTTGAGTGGAAGTCTCTCTGAACAACATTTTGGGAAGTTGAGCAACTTGGAGTATCTACAGATGGACTCCAATTCTTTCCATTTGAATGTGAGTCCCAATTGGGTTCCCCCTTTCCAAGTGAAAAGTCTTCGTATGGATTCATGCCACTTGGGTCCTTCATTTCCGGCTTGGCTTCAGTCTCAAAAGAACCTCCAGTTTCTTGATTTCTCAAATGGCAGCATTTCAAGTCCCATTCCAAACTGGTTTtggaatatttcttttaatttgcaGCACGTATTCCTTTCCAACAATCAATTACAAGGTCAGCTaccaaattcattaaatttttctGGTCAATTAGAGATTGATTTCAGTTCCAACCTCTTTGAAGGACCTATTCCTTTTTCAATCAAAGGGGTCTCTTTTCTAGATTTCTCCCATAATAAATTTTCTG GGGCCATCCCATCAAACATAGGTGAATCCCTACCCAACTTgtatttcctttctctttcgGGTAATCGAATAACAGGGACCATCCCAGATTCCATAGGACACCTCTTCTATCTTAAAGTCATTGATTTTTCAAGGAATAATTTGACTGGAAACATTCCTTCTACAATAAATAATTGCTCTAGCCTAATTGTTTTAGACCTTGGAAATAACAATTTGTCTGGGATGATCCCAAAGTTGTTGGGTCAGTTACAATTGCTTCAATCACTACACTTGAATGACAACAAGCTTTCAGGAGAGCTCCCCTcatatttccaaaatttatcAAGTTTGGAAGTCCTTGATCTTAGCTCTAACCAATTATCGGGTAAGGTTCCTTCATGGGTTGGAACTGCTTTCATAAATCTTGTAATACTCAACTTGAGGTCAAATGCATTTTTTGGAAGACTTCCCTCGCGGCTATCAAATTTAAGCTCCCTACATGTCTTAGACCTTGCACAAAACAATTTGATTGGTAAAATTCCAATTACTTTTGTGGAGCTTAAAGCCATGGCTCAGGAGCATAACATGGATATGTATTCTTTATATCACACGGGGAGCAGCTCTTGGTATGAAGAAAGGTTGATTGTGATTACAAAAGGCCAAAGTCTTAAATACACCAGGACTCTTTCTCTTGTTGTTAGCATAGATCTATCCGACAATAATTTAAGTGGAGAGTTTCCTGAAGTAATAACAAAATTGTCTGGTTTGGAGTTTCTAAACTTGTCCATGAATCACATCATTGGCAAAATTCCCGAAAGCATTTCAATGTTGTGTCAGTTGTCCTCTCTTGATCTATCAAGTAATAAGCTTTCTGGCACCATTCCTTCAAGCATGTCCTCGTTAACATTCTTGAGTTAtttgaatttatcaaataacaatttctTTGGTAAGATCCCCTTTATAGGGCAAATGTCGACTTTCACAGAGTCAGCTTTTGCTGAAAACCCGAATCTTTGTGGAACTCCATTAGTCACAAAATGCCAGGATGAAGATCTAGATAAAAGGCAAAGTGCTCTTGAGGACAAAATTGATGGTAGCTACGTTGATAAGTGGTTTTACTTGAGTATTGGCTTGGGATTTGCGATGGGCATTTTAGTTCCATATTTTGTTTTGGCAACAAGAAGATCTTGGTGTGAtgcctattttgattttgtggacAAAATTGTCAAATGGCTATTGTTTAGAAGAAGAGTGACCTATGCCAAAAATCAAGCCTAA
- the LOC117922119 gene encoding LOW QUALITY PROTEIN: 60S ribosomal protein L7-2-like (The sequence of the model RefSeq protein was modified relative to this genomic sequence to represent the inferred CDS: inserted 1 base in 1 codon; deleted 2 bases in 1 codon) codes for MGEEEAKGGPVIPESVLKKQKRNEEWTLAKKQEVEAXKKKNAENRKLIYSRAKQYAKEYEKQQKELIQLKREAKLKGGFYVDPEAKLLFIIRIRGINAMHPKTRKILQLLRLRQIFNGVFLKVNKATMNMLHRVEPYVTYGYPNLKSVRELIYKRGYGKLNKQRTALTDNSIVEQALGKFGIICMEDLIHEIMTVGPHFKEANNFLWPFKLKAPLGGLKKKRNHYVEGGDAGNRENYINELIRRMN; via the exons ATGGGTGAAGAGGAAGCAAAGGGAGGACCAGTGATTCCAGAGTCTGTGCTGAAGAAACAGAAGAGGAATGAGGAATGGACATTGGCAAAGAAGCAAGAGGTTGAgg aaaagaagaagaatgctGAGAATCGGAAACTGATTTACAGTAGAGCTAAGCAGTATGCAAAGGAGTACGAGAAGCAG CAAAAGGAGCTGATTCAATTGAAGCGTGAGGCAAAGCTGAAGGGTGGATTTTACGTTGACCCAGAGGCTAAACTTCTATTTATTATTCGTATCCGTGG TATCAATGCTATGCACCCGAAG ACGAGAAAGATTTTGCAGCTCTTGCGTTTGAGACAG ATATTCAATGGGGTGTTTCTTAAAGTGAACAAAGCAACAATGAACATGTTGCACAGGGTTGAGCCATATGTGACTTATGG GTACCCCAATTTGAAGAGTGTGCGAGAATTGATTTACAAGAGGGGGTACGGAAAGTTGAACAAGCAGAGAACTGCCTTGACCGACAACTCCATTGTGGAACAG GCTTTGGGGAAGTTTGGTATTATTTGCATGGAAGATCTTATTCATGAGATCATGACTGTTGGACCTCATTTTAAGGAGGCCAACAACTTCCTATGGCCATTTAAACTGAAGGCACCATTGGGTggtttgaagaagaagaggaatcaCTATGTTGAAGGAGGAGATGCTGGAAACCGTGAAAATTACATCAATGAGCTCATTAGAAGAATGAACTAG
- the LOC117921912 gene encoding phytosulfokine receptor 1-like — protein sequence MSGNYLDSTILELLVNISSLTFIDLSYNSLNSIPLGLNQLPNLQYLKLYSNGNLTGNCSQQLREGWKKIEVLILASNNFHGSIPDSIGSFCNLKYLDLGHNNLTGSLPQFLEGMENCSSKSYLPYLTNLILPNNQLVGKLAEWLGLLENLVELDLSSNKFESLMHTL from the exons ATGAGTGGGAACTACCTTGATTCAACAATTTTGGAATTGCTTGTAAATATCAGCAGCCTTACATTCATTGATCTAAGCTACAACAGCTTAAACAGTATTCCTCTTGGTCTCAATCAGCTACCTAATCTGCAATACTTGAAACTGTATAGCAATGGAAATCTTACTGGCAATTGCTCTCAACAATTGAGGGAAGGTTGGAAAAAGATAGAGGTCCTCATTTTGGCTTCAAATAACTTTCATG GTAGCATTCCTGACTCCATTGGAAGCTTCTGCAACCTAAAATATTTGGACTTAGGCCATAATAACTTGACAGGAAGTTTACCTCAATTTCTGGAAGGAATGGAAAACTGCAGCTCTAAAAGTTATTTGCCTTACTTGACTAATTTGATCCTGCCCAACAATCAATTAGTTGGCAAATTAGCAGAATGGTTGGGACTGCTTGAAAATCTCGTGGAACTAGACCTGTCATCTAACAAGTTTGAAAGCCTTATGCATACACTTTGA